A DNA window from Theobroma cacao cultivar B97-61/B2 chromosome 5, Criollo_cocoa_genome_V2, whole genome shotgun sequence contains the following coding sequences:
- the LOC18598676 gene encoding arginine/serine-rich coiled-coil protein 2 isoform X2, which translates to MDSNLQTSPPDGSDAKAAFRKFSNDASNRQYRRHSPISRSSSSEGNSPQRDRSVSPILSRDDLAKGADTQPGRDGRELDRDSSRNKYSRNSDSYRYSDRQSSRSSHGYSRHDNYVRHDKFADEGSKYDRLSSRSGRESRFSTHSDHPRQESDISRSKDYSRNADKYSRDRYDGSGHRIRDKEKESQSLEHQKYKDKDSALDRAGSGRRQGSSFSEEMDRDRRRRGRDSRGEKGDYHRSSGDRKGDYTESYEESRGHRNDSSSGRERDNDKYRRKEGYKSGLKEIDGQKPAKERMKHDEWETNMEKDRYGGVLKEQCEEKSIFVGKNQESPAKKLKLFSSSKGNEYDKDADEKRSSLEQAEETDGRVTMGQAHGNDVDITNDINSAKVAAMKAAELVNRNLIGAGHSNMTTEQKKKLLWGSKKSTPAEESGHRWDTALFGDRERQEKFNKLMGVKGEVKVEQKPENQDGSGLLQAEKQREVQQDLEKQYTAGLRRRDGRTVGLGL; encoded by the exons ATGGACTCAAATTTGCAGACTTCACCTCCTGATGGTTCTGATGCGAAAGCAGCATTTCGTAAGTTTTCTAATGATGCATCTAACCGACAATATAGGCGCCATTCTCCAATCAGCAGGTCATCTTCATCTGAAG GAAATTCTCCTCAGCGTGACCGCAGCGTTAGTCCCATCTTATCAAGAGATGATCTGGCAAAAGGTGCTGATACTCAACCAGGAAGAGATGGGAGAGAACTAGATAGGGATTCTAGTAGGAATAAATATAGTAGAAATAGTGATTCCTATAGATATTCTGATCGACAGTCTTCCAGGAGTTCTCATGGTTACTCCAGGCATGATAATTATGTCAGACATGACAAGTTTGCAGATGAAGGTAGTAAATATGATAGGTTGTCCTCTCGTTCTGGTCGAGAATCAAGATTTAGCACTCACTCTGATCATCCAAGACAAGAAAGTGACATTAGCAGGTCAAAAGACTATTCACGAAATGCTGACAAATATTCTCGTGATAGATATGATGGTTCAGGACATAGGATCAGGGACAAGGAGAAAGAATCACAATCTCTAGAGCATCAGAAATATAAAGACAAGGATTCAGCTTTAGACAGGGCTGGGTCTGGTAGGAGACAGGGTAGCTCTTTTTCTGAAGAGATGGATAGAGATCGAAGAAGGCGGGGCAGAGATAGTCGAGGGGAAAAAGGGGACTACCATAGAAGCTCGGGAGATAGAAAAGGTGATTACACAGAATCTTATGAAGAATCTAGGGGACACCGGAATGACTCATCTTCTGGTAGGGAGAGGGACAATGATAAATATCGCCGTAAAGAAGGTTACAAGAGTGGACTGAAAGAAATAGATGGTCAAAAGCCTGCAAAGGAGAGAATGAAACATGATGAATGGGAAACTAATATGGAAAAAGACAGGTATGGTGGAGTTCTGAAGGAGCAGTGTGAAGAGAAGTCTATATTTGTTGGTAAAAATCAGGAATCTCCAGCTAAAAAACTGAAACTCTTTAGCTCAAGCAAGGGCAATGAGTATGATAAAGATG CTGATGAAAAGCGGTCAAGTCTGGAGCAAGCTGAGGAGACTGATGGAAGAGTGACCATGGGACAGGCCCATGGCAATGATGTTGACATCACTAATGACATAAATTCAGCTAAAGTTGCTGCAATGAAAGCTGCTGAATTAG TTAACAGGAACCTGATTGGGGCAGGTCATAGTAATATGACTACTGAGcaaaagaagaagttgctcTGGGGGAGCAAGAAAAGCACCCCTGCAGAAGAG TCTGGCCATCGCTGGGATACTGCACTATTTGGTGACCGGGAGCGACAAGAGAAGTTCAATAAACTCATG GGTGTGAAAGGGGAGGTGAAGGTGGAGCAGAAACCAGAGAATCAAGATGGCAGTGGTCTCCTTCAAGCAGAGAAGCAACGGGAAGTCCAGCAGGATTTGGAGAAACAGTACACTGCTGGACTCCGAAGAAGGGATGGTCGCACTGTTGGATTAGGTCTTTGA
- the LOC18598676 gene encoding arginine/serine-rich coiled-coil protein 2 isoform X1 — protein MDSNLQTSPPDGSDAKAAFRKFSNDASNRQYRRHSPISRSSSSEGNSPQRDRSVSPILSRDDLAKGADTQPGRDGRELDRDSSRNKYSRNSDSYRYSDRQSSRSSHGYSRHDNYVRHDKFADEGSKYDRLSSRSGRESRFSTHSDHPRQESDISRSKDYSRNADKYSRDRYDGSGHRIRDKEKESQSLEHQKYKDKDSALDRAGSGRRQGSSFSEEMDRDRRRRGRDSRGEKGDYHRSSGDRKGDYTESYEESRGHRNDSSSGRERDNDKYRRKEGYKSGLKEIDGQKPAKERMKHDEWETNMEKDRYGGVLKEQCEEKSIFVGKNQESPAKKLKLFSSSKGNEYDKDADEKRSSLEQAEETDGRVTMGQAHGNDVDITNDINSAKVAAMKAAELVNRNLIGAGHSNMTTEQKKKLLWGSKKSTPAEESGHRWDTALFGDRERQEKFNKLMSLRLRWYLWPIVGCERGGEGGAETRESRWQWSPSSREATGSPAGFGETVHCWTPKKGWSHCWIRSLRSRVGNFCSSVGMLCDNVLYSCARTLALDHYGILRKNMHCWMFQISADGSTLMLSVDNINNSLSLFLSLFNIFLCLVLKM, from the exons ATGGACTCAAATTTGCAGACTTCACCTCCTGATGGTTCTGATGCGAAAGCAGCATTTCGTAAGTTTTCTAATGATGCATCTAACCGACAATATAGGCGCCATTCTCCAATCAGCAGGTCATCTTCATCTGAAG GAAATTCTCCTCAGCGTGACCGCAGCGTTAGTCCCATCTTATCAAGAGATGATCTGGCAAAAGGTGCTGATACTCAACCAGGAAGAGATGGGAGAGAACTAGATAGGGATTCTAGTAGGAATAAATATAGTAGAAATAGTGATTCCTATAGATATTCTGATCGACAGTCTTCCAGGAGTTCTCATGGTTACTCCAGGCATGATAATTATGTCAGACATGACAAGTTTGCAGATGAAGGTAGTAAATATGATAGGTTGTCCTCTCGTTCTGGTCGAGAATCAAGATTTAGCACTCACTCTGATCATCCAAGACAAGAAAGTGACATTAGCAGGTCAAAAGACTATTCACGAAATGCTGACAAATATTCTCGTGATAGATATGATGGTTCAGGACATAGGATCAGGGACAAGGAGAAAGAATCACAATCTCTAGAGCATCAGAAATATAAAGACAAGGATTCAGCTTTAGACAGGGCTGGGTCTGGTAGGAGACAGGGTAGCTCTTTTTCTGAAGAGATGGATAGAGATCGAAGAAGGCGGGGCAGAGATAGTCGAGGGGAAAAAGGGGACTACCATAGAAGCTCGGGAGATAGAAAAGGTGATTACACAGAATCTTATGAAGAATCTAGGGGACACCGGAATGACTCATCTTCTGGTAGGGAGAGGGACAATGATAAATATCGCCGTAAAGAAGGTTACAAGAGTGGACTGAAAGAAATAGATGGTCAAAAGCCTGCAAAGGAGAGAATGAAACATGATGAATGGGAAACTAATATGGAAAAAGACAGGTATGGTGGAGTTCTGAAGGAGCAGTGTGAAGAGAAGTCTATATTTGTTGGTAAAAATCAGGAATCTCCAGCTAAAAAACTGAAACTCTTTAGCTCAAGCAAGGGCAATGAGTATGATAAAGATG CTGATGAAAAGCGGTCAAGTCTGGAGCAAGCTGAGGAGACTGATGGAAGAGTGACCATGGGACAGGCCCATGGCAATGATGTTGACATCACTAATGACATAAATTCAGCTAAAGTTGCTGCAATGAAAGCTGCTGAATTAG TTAACAGGAACCTGATTGGGGCAGGTCATAGTAATATGACTACTGAGcaaaagaagaagttgctcTGGGGGAGCAAGAAAAGCACCCCTGCAGAAGAG TCTGGCCATCGCTGGGATACTGCACTATTTGGTGACCGGGAGCGACAAGAGAAGTTCAATAAACTCATG AGTCTGAGGTTGCGTTGGTACCTATGGCCAATTGTAGGGTGTGAAAGGGGAGGTGAAGGTGGAGCAGAAACCAGAGAATCAAGATGGCAGTGGTCTCCTTCAAGCAGAGAAGCAACGGGAAGTCCAGCAGGATTTGGAGAAACAGTACACTGCTGGACTCCGAAGAAGGGATGGTCGCACTGTTGGATTAGGTCTTTGAGAAGTAGAGTAGGAAATTTCTGTAGCTCCGTGGGAATGCTTTGTGACAATGTGTTGTACTCTTGCGCAAGAACACTTGCTCTTGACCATTATGGCATTCTGAGGAAAAATATGCATTGTTGGATGTTTCAGATCTCAGCAGATGGCTCTACCCTTATGCTTTCAGTAGACAATATAAACAactctctctccctctttctctcattGTTTAACATATTTCTTTGTTTGGTCCTTAAAATGTAG